The genomic stretch ATCAGCCAGATTCGCTGGCAGCTCGGTGATGACAGACCGCCCCTTCTCTATGATGACGAGTTGGAGGCGCTGATGCTCGAATATGGTAATCTGACATCTGAAGAACGGGATGAGATTGAACGTCACCCCGCAGAGAGCGAGCGGATTCTCCAGCACATTCCACTTCAGGAAGGATACGACAATCTACTGACGATCATTCGTCAGCATCACGAACGGATGGACGGTTCCGGGTACCCGGATGGTCTGCTGGGCACCGAGCTTTTGCTGCAAAGCCGATTGATGGCTATTGTGGATATCTACGACGCCATCACGCAGGAGCGGCATTACAAACCGGCACGAACCCGAAGTGAGGCATTGAAAATCCTTTCAAAGGAGCGGGATCGCGGTAAATTGGACAGCGATCTGGTCGACTTCTTCCTGACCAATGTCGACACCATTGAAATGCTCTCGGAACGGGTCAGGTCCACTCGTGTCACCCATCTCTCGGAAATCGGCAATCTCTCAACTCTCTAGCAAAATCTCGCTAGGTCTGTTCTCGAATAATCTCGCCCAGGTGGGTAAAGGAAATCTGTCCGTGGGACAGGATGGTGTTGCAGAACTGCGGCAGCATCTGCTTGGACATGCGACGCAGGGACCGGATTTCATGCAGGCCGAGTACCGGCATGACGCGGTTGCCCGGTTCCAGTCGAATGCTGCGGACGCGAGCCAGGCTCTCCTCTTTGGAGCATCCTGAATCCATCAATATGTTCAGGCATTTGTCCTGATCAAGATTGCCCACGGCAAGTCCGGCATCGATCATTGCCAGCGCAGCTCGAATACGGCCGCGTTGGTGAAGTACCAGCCGATCCAGCGGCTTCTCCAGGTAGCCCAGTTCTTCGAGCATGTCTTCGGCAAAGGATGACCATCCTTCCATGAACAGGGGATTGGTGATCTGTGCCAGTGGAGAATTCTTGATACCACGGCGTTGGGTATCGAGCAGGTGTCGGCCGGGATAGGACTGGCGAGCAGCCATAAACAGGTATTCGCGTCGAATGCGACCAAGGCGAGTTGGGTCGTCCCGGAAGCCTCGTCCGGAGAAGAGTTGCGGACTCACGAAACAGTGAGAGGGAATGTCGCTTTGAAGGGCCGGATCGTAATGGATCGGGCGTAAGGTAGCCGCAAGGTACTGCGGCAGTTGGGCGATACGTAACGAACTGTCTTCAAGGATGGGAGCCAGCGGGCTTTCAAAAATGAAATTGCGCAGACGGTGCACCTCTCGAACAATACAGTCGATGGCGTCTTCACCTTCTCGGGCAGGCCCGGCATATCCTTCCAGCGCGGTAGCCCATGGAGTGCCTATCTCGGATTCGAGAAAACGGATGGACTCCACTCTGCGCTCATATTCAGCCTCGGCAATGGTGAAAATCTCATCCGGCGTTTTCTGCGTCCCCAGTACGGAGCGCAGCATGACCTCAAAAGCCGGTCCTTCCCGTTCCGGAATTTCATTGCACATGGACAGCAGACGATCATAATCCCGGAGAGCAATGGAACAGGCTGCAATATACCGTGGCGCCTTGCCAGCCTTACCCAAATCGCTTTCGTTCAATGCGGAAACATATCGGGCGCAATCCCTGATCATTGTCTGGGCACGGCCGCGAGCAGTGGGCGTAACCGCTTCGATATTGTTTTCGGCTTCCGCCAAAAGGGCAGGAATTGCCTTGAGCCGTTTCAGGAATCGTTTTTCTCGCACCCGGTCACTTTTGGCAGGCATGTTCATGGCCTGATCAAGACCGGTAAAGGCGATGCGTAAATAGAAGTCTGGCGAAGTTTCCCAGGTACGGATGATCTCCAGCTCGGCAATGGCGGCTGATGCGCACATGGCAAGGGCATGGGCGGTGGCCCTGTTGGCTACGGCACCGCCTTTGATCTCCATGGTCTCGAAATCACTGCGAAACTTTTTGAGTTTGACGAGATGCTTGGCAATGGCCTTGGCATTGACTTCATCGTATCTGTCCAGCCAGTTGGCGGCGTCTGCCACAGGCGGCATCAGGGGGAACGCCCCTGACGAACACATTACTGGATAATATTTGCCGATATAGGCGAAAAATCTGTCAGCGGTTTCGAATTTGAACATGCGTTTTTAGGCACCAGAACCCGTGGGGTGCTGAATGAGTTTGTACACTTTGCTCACCAGTTCATTGAGTTCCGCTTTGGAAACCTGATCGTCGGCGCCTACGGCAATACCCTTGTGATGGAGTGTTTCAGTGATGATTGAGGAACAGAGGACAATTGGAACACCGTGGAAAAAGGGGTCCTCCTTGATCTGGCGGGTCAGGGTGTGACCGTCCATGATCGGCATTTCAATGTCGGAGACAACGACATCCACGTAGTCCTGTATGGGAAGATCCGCTTCCAGAGCCTGCTTCTTACAGCGGTTGAGATAGTGCAACGCCAACTCGCCGTTTTCAACTGAGTGAACATGTATCCCGGCCTTTTGGAGAATGGAGACAATCATCTTGCGGGCCATGGTGGAGTCATCCGCAACCAGAGCCTTGATGCGACGTTGCTCTATTTCCTGCTTCACGCTTTCAGCCGGTTCCTCAATCGGTGCCTGATCGGGATTGAGGGCTGCGGTGATCTTTTCCATATCCAGAATGAAAATGATTCTGTTGGATATCTTGACCACGCCGGTGATGGAATTGACTGTCAGGGAGGAAACATACCCAGTGGGCGCTTCCACTTCTTTCCAGTTGATGCGATGGATTCGGGTGACGCCAGACACGAGAAATGCGGTTTTCGTCCGGTTGAATTCCGTGACGATGATTTTGGGCGCCTCTTTCTCGACCCGCTTTTTGTTGAGCCATCCGGCCAGATCGATCAGGGGGATGATTTCGTCGCGCAGATTGAAGGCACCAAGGACTGCCGGATGCGAAACCTCAGGCATGTCAGTGAGTTCTGGCATCTGCAGGATTTCAAGGACTTTGGCGACATTGATGCCGTAAAACCCTCGATACGTATCCTTTCCCCGGTCTTCGTCCAAGTAGAATTCGACGATTTCCAGTTCATTGGTTCCGGATTCGAGTAGAATATTGGTTTCGGGCATGAAAGATGTCTCCGGTTCTGGTCTTTAAATAAA from Pseudodesulfovibrio profundus encodes the following:
- a CDS encoding DUF885 family protein; translation: MFKFETADRFFAYIGKYYPVMCSSGAFPLMPPVADAANWLDRYDEVNAKAIAKHLVKLKKFRSDFETMEIKGGAVANRATAHALAMCASAAIAELEIIRTWETSPDFYLRIAFTGLDQAMNMPAKSDRVREKRFLKRLKAIPALLAEAENNIEAVTPTARGRAQTMIRDCARYVSALNESDLGKAGKAPRYIAACSIALRDYDRLLSMCNEIPEREGPAFEVMLRSVLGTQKTPDEIFTIAEAEYERRVESIRFLESEIGTPWATALEGYAGPAREGEDAIDCIVREVHRLRNFIFESPLAPILEDSSLRIAQLPQYLAATLRPIHYDPALQSDIPSHCFVSPQLFSGRGFRDDPTRLGRIRREYLFMAARQSYPGRHLLDTQRRGIKNSPLAQITNPLFMEGWSSFAEDMLEELGYLEKPLDRLVLHQRGRIRAALAMIDAGLAVGNLDQDKCLNILMDSGCSKEESLARVRSIRLEPGNRVMPVLGLHEIRSLRRMSKQMLPQFCNTILSHGQISFTHLGEIIREQT
- a CDS encoding HD-GYP domain-containing protein, giving the protein MTKKTRLPKRRLDVLRARFQLHAQVMDFDWHDAYETIQAVNSSMTPSTEELEKVKKISQIRWQLGDDRPPLLYDDELEALMLEYGNLTSEERDEIERHPAESERILQHIPLQEGYDNLLTIIRQHHERMDGSGYPDGLLGTELLLQSRLMAIVDIYDAITQERHYKPARTRSEALKILSKERDRGKLDSDLVDFFLTNVDTIEMLSERVRSTRVTHLSEIGNLSTL
- a CDS encoding chemotaxis protein CheV, translated to MPETNILLESGTNELEIVEFYLDEDRGKDTYRGFYGINVAKVLEILQMPELTDMPEVSHPAVLGAFNLRDEIIPLIDLAGWLNKKRVEKEAPKIIVTEFNRTKTAFLVSGVTRIHRINWKEVEAPTGYVSSLTVNSITGVVKISNRIIFILDMEKITAALNPDQAPIEEPAESVKQEIEQRRIKALVADDSTMARKMIVSILQKAGIHVHSVENGELALHYLNRCKKQALEADLPIQDYVDVVVSDIEMPIMDGHTLTRQIKEDPFFHGVPIVLCSSIITETLHHKGIAVGADDQVSKAELNELVSKVYKLIQHPTGSGA